In Leptospira bouyouniensis, the following proteins share a genomic window:
- a CDS encoding glucose 1-dehydrogenase — protein MSKEFEGKVALVTGAASPIGLGRAIANRIASHGASLVLVDLNQEKIEEAAREVEAKFGVKAIGVACNVTKPEDCDAAISKTKEAFGKLDFLVNNAGVLKDNLLIRMSEQEYDFVMDVNCKGVFLMTKSASKLILKSDSGRIVNISSVSGLTGQPGQANYSTSKAGVIALTKVSAREFSGRNVLVNAVCPGYVQTEMTGTLSKEVQEKLTDPAVIPLKRPGKQEEIASAVKFFLSNDASYITGTYLRVDGGAAIGM, from the coding sequence ATGTCCAAAGAATTCGAAGGAAAAGTAGCACTGGTAACGGGAGCTGCCTCTCCCATTGGTTTGGGAAGAGCAATCGCAAACCGAATCGCATCGCATGGTGCAAGTTTGGTGCTTGTTGATTTGAATCAGGAAAAAATTGAAGAAGCTGCAAGAGAAGTAGAAGCAAAATTTGGTGTTAAAGCAATTGGAGTTGCTTGTAACGTAACAAAACCAGAAGATTGTGATGCTGCCATCAGCAAAACTAAAGAAGCATTTGGTAAACTTGATTTTCTAGTGAACAATGCAGGTGTTTTGAAAGACAACCTACTCATTCGTATGTCAGAACAAGAATACGATTTTGTTATGGATGTTAACTGTAAGGGTGTTTTCCTTATGACTAAGTCAGCAAGTAAACTCATCCTTAAGTCTGATTCTGGAAGAATTGTTAATATTTCTTCTGTATCTGGATTAACTGGTCAACCAGGCCAAGCAAATTATTCCACTTCAAAAGCTGGTGTAATCGCTCTAACAAAAGTTTCTGCACGTGAATTTTCTGGAAGGAACGTACTTGTCAATGCTGTATGCCCTGGATATGTGCAAACAGAAATGACAGGAACACTTTCTAAGGAAGTACAAGAAAAGTTAACTGATCCTGCTGTGATCCCACTCAAACGTCCGGGAAAACAAGAAGAGATCGCATCTGCTGTTAAGTTTTTCTTAAGTAATGATGCATCTTACATCACTGGAACATACCTCCGCGTTGACGGTGGTGCTGCTATCGGGATGTAG
- a CDS encoding GlsB/YeaQ/YmgE family stress response membrane protein has product MYSFIWFLLIGLAAGWLAGRILRGKGFGIIANLVIGVVGSFLGGIVFGLLGFRTYGIIAELIVAVIGAILLIFIAGMIKKK; this is encoded by the coding sequence ATGTATAGTTTTATTTGGTTTTTACTCATTGGACTTGCGGCAGGTTGGCTTGCAGGCCGTATCCTCCGTGGGAAAGGTTTTGGGATCATTGCCAATTTAGTGATTGGTGTAGTAGGTTCTTTCTTAGGTGGGATTGTGTTTGGTTTACTTGGATTTCGAACTTATGGTATCATCGCCGAACTCATCGTTGCAGTGATTGGCGCAATTTTACTGATATTCATCGCTGGGATGATCAAAAAGAAATAA
- a CDS encoding M23 family metallopeptidase: MLRFIVFVLIPSFVSLFAISSSDFPPGFVLKNPYLWPVKGYDSITGAFGEFRTGHFHMGQDFSTGGRIGVPILAVTKGKVTRVQRRWTSIGYALFLQHDDGMTSRYGHLHKFAPKIVKQILKSKQARRFKDRTDFDIALPEPVEVEAGETIAFSGDTGVGPPHLHFELFKDNVYYNPMHFGLGYNSAEPIVFNTLRITPQTPRTFINGRNETIEIPFYESSGNRFELSESPTLFIQGKVGIQIAIHQKSNNNRLGIFTLDMLIGDNVLQGFQLSKILKEHTRKNVLLYDSSVSKPNGNPFSYYLHTRDGNDLLGMRSNGREQGVLDSEQMKMGEPKEVTIRATGMGGQMSLASFYVLKDQGDYSHIVTKEWKYNVYYDRYTTFKSKDTKVELFFPVNAVYSKAFFEIEAQEQIKINTQGLNQLSSVYKIGPDFKDFNLGYDLYVKVPKTKDINSADLYEVLPDGNVKKINGSSFSSWGQFFKVRLRKTGLFVVLSDQTPPNIYLHELMNKSIYPREDFALYLKAVDVGSGIMPDGFDITVDGIPGKAEFFPKDGRLEIFEPEILYEPGKHTVLASVRDYAGNWSSTVRYDYEIQAPPVVEEKKKPVTESTVIETSKEKKSTKENKTKQSSPKVQKVVKPITIAPKAKDKKSTSR, translated from the coding sequence ATGTTGCGTTTTATTGTATTTGTCCTCATACCTAGTTTTGTATCCCTATTCGCAATATCCTCATCTGATTTCCCGCCTGGTTTTGTTTTAAAAAATCCCTACTTATGGCCTGTAAAAGGATATGATTCCATTACCGGTGCCTTTGGTGAATTTCGAACTGGTCATTTTCACATGGGTCAGGATTTTTCCACTGGTGGAAGAATTGGTGTTCCCATCCTTGCAGTGACAAAAGGAAAAGTCACTCGGGTTCAAAGAAGATGGACAAGCATTGGTTATGCGTTATTTCTTCAACATGATGATGGTATGACATCACGTTATGGTCATCTCCATAAATTTGCACCAAAAATAGTAAAACAAATCTTAAAATCAAAACAAGCGAGACGATTCAAAGATAGAACGGATTTTGACATCGCCCTTCCTGAACCAGTAGAAGTAGAAGCTGGCGAAACAATTGCTTTCTCTGGTGATACAGGAGTTGGTCCTCCCCACTTACACTTTGAATTATTCAAAGACAATGTGTATTACAATCCAATGCACTTTGGGTTAGGATATAATTCTGCAGAGCCGATTGTATTTAATACTTTAAGGATCACACCCCAAACACCACGTACCTTTATCAATGGTCGAAATGAAACGATTGAAATTCCATTTTATGAATCAAGTGGAAATCGTTTTGAGTTATCTGAATCTCCTACACTTTTTATCCAAGGAAAAGTAGGAATTCAAATTGCGATCCATCAAAAGTCGAATAACAACCGACTTGGAATTTTCACATTAGATATGTTAATCGGAGACAATGTTTTGCAAGGCTTTCAGCTTTCAAAAATCCTGAAGGAACATACAAGAAAAAATGTTTTATTATATGATAGCTCTGTTAGTAAACCAAATGGAAATCCTTTTTCGTATTATTTGCATACAAGAGACGGAAATGATTTACTTGGAATGCGGAGTAACGGTCGCGAACAAGGTGTACTTGACAGTGAACAAATGAAGATGGGAGAACCGAAAGAAGTGACCATTCGTGCAACTGGTATGGGTGGCCAAATGTCTCTAGCTTCTTTTTATGTTTTGAAAGACCAAGGTGATTACAGCCACATAGTCACCAAAGAATGGAAATATAATGTCTATTATGATCGATATACTACGTTCAAATCGAAAGATACAAAAGTTGAATTGTTTTTTCCAGTAAATGCCGTGTATTCAAAAGCTTTCTTTGAAATCGAAGCCCAAGAACAAATCAAAATCAACACGCAAGGTCTTAACCAACTCTCAAGTGTTTATAAAATAGGTCCCGATTTTAAGGATTTTAATCTGGGATATGACCTTTATGTCAAAGTTCCCAAAACAAAAGATATTAATTCGGCCGATTTATATGAAGTATTACCAGATGGGAATGTCAAAAAAATCAATGGTTCTTCCTTTAGTTCATGGGGCCAATTTTTTAAAGTGAGACTTCGTAAAACAGGTTTGTTTGTTGTTTTATCAGACCAAACTCCACCAAATATTTATTTGCATGAGTTGATGAATAAATCGATTTATCCAAGAGAGGATTTTGCTTTGTATCTCAAAGCTGTAGATGTTGGATCAGGGATTATGCCAGATGGATTTGATATCACGGTGGACGGAATCCCTGGGAAAGCTGAATTTTTCCCAAAAGATGGCCGTCTTGAAATTTTTGAACCAGAAATTTTATACGAACCTGGAAAACATACCGTACTTGCAAGTGTACGAGATTATGCCGGGAATTGGAGTTCTACGGTAAGATATGATTATGAAATTCAGGCACCACCTGTCGTGGAAGAAAAGAAAAAACCAGTCACCGAATCAACAGTGATCGAAACTTCTAAAGAAAAAAAATCGACAAAAGAAAATAAAACAAAACAATCTTCGCCTAAGGTACAAAAGGTGGTAAAACCAATTACAATTGCACCAAAGGCAAAGGATAAAAAGTCTACATCCCGATAG
- a CDS encoding enoyl-CoA hydratase/isomerase family protein, with protein sequence MNYKREVIDLPNGKGEIIRFQMNEQNSLTGQNMRDLGEILNEIKEDPTKKGVILATDNPKFFCNGLDAENLLATPKNKLIEEVGGIVILFGELVKFDKPLITEVTGYAMGGGAVITVASDYKYMLDGKCRIGFTEVNVGLPLPGSFIDRIKMCVEPRYWAEVCLEGTIYKAPEAKKIGLIDEIASTPEEVRKLSVKKLEALSKIPSSALRSTKNTLNAALIRNLEQYKIDTTKSFEQPGVVDNLLEAMTALKEKRRPVFQ encoded by the coding sequence ATGAACTATAAAAGAGAAGTAATCGATTTACCAAATGGAAAAGGTGAAATCATTCGTTTTCAAATGAATGAACAAAACTCACTCACTGGACAAAATATGAGGGATCTAGGTGAGATATTAAATGAAATCAAAGAAGATCCAACCAAAAAAGGTGTCATCTTAGCCACTGATAATCCAAAATTTTTTTGCAATGGACTCGATGCAGAAAATCTTCTCGCAACACCTAAAAACAAACTCATAGAAGAAGTTGGTGGGATTGTAATTTTGTTTGGTGAATTAGTAAAATTCGATAAACCTCTCATCACAGAAGTCACCGGTTATGCAATGGGTGGTGGTGCTGTCATCACAGTGGCTTCAGATTATAAATATATGTTAGATGGTAAATGTAGAATTGGTTTTACTGAAGTGAATGTTGGATTACCTTTGCCAGGAAGTTTTATCGATCGCATCAAAATGTGTGTTGAACCAAGGTATTGGGCAGAAGTTTGTTTAGAAGGGACAATTTATAAAGCTCCTGAAGCTAAAAAAATTGGTCTCATTGACGAAATTGCTTCCACACCTGAAGAAGTAAGAAAACTCTCTGTAAAAAAATTAGAAGCACTTTCTAAAATCCCTTCCTCTGCACTCCGATCGACAAAAAACACATTGAATGCCGCACTCATTCGAAATTTGGAACAATATAAAATCGATACAACAAAATCATTTGAACAACCAGGAGTTGTTGATAATTTATTAGAAGCGATGACCGCACTTAAAGAAAAAAGGAGACCTGTTTTCCAATAA
- a CDS encoding response regulator, with protein sequence MHFIMAIENDPNSSQDLENIFLGLRQRVVITKFSQTVQEYVKSSNPDIILMGLTFKDKKELEFILELRRDVITHNIPILAMIPKEDTNFITNHKKLGFTDYMVKPLAKQALLDRIHSHIEEYKFSESTKTRDNVSFVVVDRGHGRVLFQCRANLKRYVFPEFKKIFTINFLKSIHAERICFDVRVVPELGKEEVEVFERVIKIFQNQEKIIFIAGRHMGAFIEHATDDDKMLVFMAPNEYEEYVKMEELKKEEQRKKEKKEKFAKDSNKEPSVTPVQPTNLGDVKIEINPSDTIQTTASESNDTKDTNPSEEAKSSSKDSTKTDQESNQAKN encoded by the coding sequence ATGCATTTTATCATGGCAATCGAAAACGATCCAAATTCATCGCAGGATTTGGAAAATATCTTCCTTGGATTAAGGCAACGTGTTGTCATCACTAAGTTTTCGCAAACAGTTCAAGAATATGTAAAATCTTCTAACCCAGATATCATTCTTATGGGTTTAACCTTTAAAGACAAAAAAGAATTAGAATTTATATTAGAGCTACGTCGGGATGTCATCACCCATAATATCCCAATTTTAGCTATGATTCCAAAAGAAGATACAAACTTCATAACAAATCACAAAAAATTGGGATTCACTGATTATATGGTGAAGCCATTAGCAAAACAAGCATTACTCGACAGAATCCATTCACATATTGAAGAATATAAGTTTAGCGAATCTACAAAAACAAGAGATAATGTTTCATTTGTAGTCGTTGACAGAGGACATGGCAGAGTATTATTCCAATGCCGTGCCAATTTAAAACGATATGTATTTCCAGAGTTTAAAAAAATTTTTACGATCAATTTTTTAAAATCAATTCATGCAGAAAGAATTTGTTTTGATGTCCGTGTAGTCCCTGAACTAGGAAAAGAAGAAGTAGAAGTTTTCGAAAGGGTGATAAAAATTTTTCAAAACCAAGAAAAGATAATATTCATTGCTGGTAGGCACATGGGTGCTTTCATAGAACATGCAACCGATGATGATAAAATGTTAGTTTTTATGGCTCCTAACGAATACGAAGAATATGTAAAAATGGAAGAGTTAAAAAAAGAAGAGCAGCGAAAAAAGGAGAAAAAAGAAAAATTCGCAAAAGATTCAAATAAGGAACCTTCCGTAACACCAGTTCAACCAACAAATTTGGGTGATGTGAAAATAGAAATCAATCCTTCGGATACAATACAAACAACAGCAAGTGAATCCAACGATACAAAAGATACAAATCCATCTGAAGAAGCAAAATCGTCTTCAAAAGATTCTACAAAAACAGATCAAGAATCTAACCAAGCTAAAAATTAA
- a CDS encoding acyl-CoA dehydrogenase family protein: MIDFSITDEQKALRELAKDFAKNEMIPKAEHHDHTGEYPKEILKKAFDVGLMNMHIPVEYGGAGLGVLDELIASEELFYGCSGMATAILANNLALAPVLLGADDYVMKKFIQPMTENFTLAAYAVTEPGAGSDVAGIRTTAKRVGDEYIINGSKMWITNAGHADWFFVLAKTDPNAGHKGMTGFIVDAKTPGIIVGKKEKNMGQRCSDTRGVTFEDVKVPKENMIGKEGEGFKIAMGAFDKTRPAVAIGAVGVARAALDHSIRYANTRNAFGKPISVNQGVSFMIAEMARDIEAGRLLCWQSAWLIDNGFRNTYQASIAKVFCADMAMRVTTDAVQIFGGYGFNEEYPVEKLMRDAKIFQIYEGTSQIQRVIISKFLNDGVGIETPNA, translated from the coding sequence ATGATCGACTTCTCAATCACCGATGAACAAAAAGCCCTCCGCGAGCTAGCCAAAGATTTCGCAAAAAATGAAATGATTCCCAAAGCGGAACACCATGACCACACAGGTGAATATCCAAAAGAGATTTTGAAAAAAGCATTCGACGTTGGTCTGATGAATATGCACATTCCTGTTGAATACGGTGGTGCAGGACTTGGAGTTCTCGACGAACTCATCGCCTCAGAAGAGTTATTTTATGGATGTTCTGGGATGGCAACAGCAATCCTTGCAAACAACCTTGCTCTTGCACCCGTTCTTCTCGGTGCAGATGATTATGTAATGAAAAAATTCATCCAACCAATGACAGAAAATTTTACCTTAGCGGCTTACGCTGTTACGGAACCAGGGGCTGGATCCGATGTTGCAGGAATTCGTACAACAGCAAAACGTGTTGGTGATGAATATATCATCAATGGATCCAAAATGTGGATCACCAATGCAGGTCATGCTGATTGGTTTTTTGTTTTAGCAAAAACAGATCCAAACGCTGGACACAAAGGCATGACAGGGTTCATCGTAGATGCAAAAACTCCTGGAATCATTGTAGGTAAAAAAGAAAAGAATATGGGACAACGATGTTCCGACACACGTGGCGTCACCTTTGAAGATGTAAAAGTTCCCAAAGAGAATATGATTGGGAAAGAAGGTGAGGGATTTAAAATTGCGATGGGTGCTTTTGATAAAACCCGTCCAGCAGTTGCAATTGGTGCAGTGGGTGTGGCACGTGCCGCTCTTGACCACTCAATACGTTATGCAAACACTCGTAATGCGTTCGGAAAACCAATTTCTGTGAACCAAGGTGTAAGTTTTATGATCGCAGAGATGGCTCGTGACATCGAAGCTGGTCGACTGCTTTGCTGGCAATCTGCATGGCTCATCGACAATGGATTCCGTAACACATACCAAGCTTCCATTGCAAAAGTTTTTTGCGCTGATATGGCAATGCGTGTCACAACCGATGCAGTTCAAATTTTTGGTGGATACGGTTTCAATGAAGAATACCCAGTAGAAAAATTGATGCGAGATGCAAAAATTTTCCAAATTTACGAAGGAACTTCTCAAATCCAAAGAGTGATTATTTCGAAATTCCTCAACGATGGAGTTGGGATCGAAACTCCAAACGCTTAA
- a CDS encoding alpha/beta hydrolase, with protein sequence MHPPLEFLIRHPKVSIEKPPLLILLHGVGSNEKDLFSLTEFLPDSLLIVSVRGPITLGRDRFGWYEITFTGGAPKIDAEQQQKSQKILLEFLNFLSTQFQFDTKQVWFGGFSQGAVMSYSIGLEHPDRIKGIIALSGRILEETKKNTKIDDLPHDQKIYIAHGTNDNVIPVTSARASKEFLESMRKQYQYKEYPEGHTISNEMLEDLVSWLDLELKKN encoded by the coding sequence ATGCATCCACCATTAGAATTTCTAATTCGTCATCCAAAAGTATCCATTGAGAAACCACCTCTGCTCATCCTGTTACATGGTGTCGGTAGCAATGAAAAAGATTTATTTTCACTTACTGAATTTTTACCTGATTCATTATTGATCGTATCTGTCAGAGGACCCATCACTCTTGGTCGAGATCGATTTGGTTGGTATGAAATTACATTCACAGGTGGAGCTCCAAAAATCGATGCTGAACAACAACAAAAAAGTCAAAAAATTCTATTAGAGTTTTTAAATTTTCTTTCCACTCAATTCCAGTTCGATACGAAGCAGGTTTGGTTTGGTGGTTTTAGCCAAGGAGCTGTGATGTCATACTCAATTGGATTAGAACATCCTGATCGCATTAAAGGGATAATTGCTCTCAGTGGACGTATATTAGAGGAAACAAAGAAAAATACTAAAATAGATGATTTGCCTCATGATCAAAAAATTTATATCGCGCATGGTACGAACGATAACGTGATTCCAGTTACATCAGCGCGAGCATCGAAAGAGTTTTTAGAATCAATGAGGAAACAATATCAATATAAAGAGTATCCAGAAGGACATACCATTAGTAATGAGATGTTAGAAGATTTAGTGTCTTGGTTGGATTTGGAACTGAAAAAAAATTAA
- the purB gene encoding adenylosuccinate lyase, with translation MIDRYSHPEISAIWELENKFKIWTDIEIYACEARANRGEVPKEDLETIKQKAKFNVDEILEIESKVHHDVIAYLTNLNSYIGPAGRHVHFGLTSSDVGDTALCVQMVQAMDLLIQRTETLLETTKQKAKEYKDLPCIGRSHGIHAEPMTLGLKFALFYAEMTRNLERMKDARAQVAVGKLSGAVGTYSNIDLEIEEYVLTKLGLTVDPIATQVISRDRHAFYMSVLGVVAASLDRMATEIRLLQKTEGREVEEPFAKGQKGSSAMPHKRNPVVCERISGISRVIRSNVNVGLQNVGLWHERDISHSSAERIVLPDSTIALDYILEKMNFVLKGLHVYPDATERTLNVTRGLIFSQKVLLWLIEKGGITREDAYLIVQENAMAVWADQSKNLRDLLKQDPRCSAILKDSDLDEIFQIKPYLERIPLIFKRLGIID, from the coding sequence ATGATCGATCGTTATAGCCATCCTGAGATTTCCGCCATTTGGGAATTAGAGAACAAATTTAAGATTTGGACAGATATTGAAATTTATGCCTGCGAAGCTCGAGCCAATCGAGGAGAAGTCCCTAAAGAAGACTTGGAAACCATCAAACAAAAGGCAAAATTCAACGTAGATGAAATTCTAGAAATTGAATCCAAAGTACATCATGATGTCATCGCATACTTAACCAATTTAAATTCTTATATAGGACCAGCTGGCCGTCATGTTCACTTCGGTTTAACTTCCAGTGATGTTGGTGATACAGCACTTTGTGTGCAGATGGTGCAAGCAATGGACCTCCTTATCCAACGTACAGAAACTCTTTTAGAGACGACGAAACAAAAAGCAAAAGAGTACAAAGACCTTCCTTGTATCGGAAGGTCTCACGGGATCCATGCTGAACCAATGACACTTGGTCTTAAGTTTGCACTCTTTTATGCAGAGATGACACGTAACTTGGAACGAATGAAAGACGCCCGTGCACAAGTTGCTGTTGGAAAACTTTCTGGAGCAGTTGGAACATATTCCAATATTGATTTAGAAATTGAAGAATATGTATTAACCAAACTTGGTTTAACAGTAGATCCAATTGCAACCCAAGTGATTTCCAGAGACAGACATGCATTTTATATGTCAGTACTTGGCGTCGTTGCAGCAAGTTTAGACAGAATGGCAACAGAGATTCGTTTGTTACAAAAAACAGAAGGTCGCGAAGTAGAAGAACCATTTGCAAAAGGACAAAAGGGATCTTCTGCAATGCCACACAAACGTAATCCTGTAGTTTGCGAAAGAATTTCGGGAATCTCTCGAGTGATTCGCTCCAATGTAAATGTTGGATTACAAAACGTAGGGCTTTGGCATGAAAGAGATATTTCTCACTCATCCGCAGAAAGAATTGTTCTACCGGATTCCACCATTGCTCTGGATTACATTTTAGAAAAAATGAATTTTGTATTGAAAGGTCTTCACGTGTATCCTGATGCCACAGAACGTACATTAAATGTAACCCGTGGACTCATTTTTTCACAAAAAGTATTGTTATGGCTGATTGAAAAAGGTGGAATCACAAGAGAAGATGCCTACTTGATTGTCCAAGAAAATGCAATGGCAGTTTGGGCCGACCAATCGAAAAATCTACGTGACCTTTTGAAACAAGACCCACGTTGTTCTGCGATTTTAAAAGATTCTGACTTGGATGAAATTTTCCAGATCAAACCCTATTTGGAAAGAATACCGCTTATCTTCAAACGATTAGGGATCATTGATTAA
- a CDS encoding YebC/PmpR family DNA-binding transcriptional regulator: protein MSGHSKWATIRRKKGAIDAKRGAIFTRIAKEISVAAKEGGGDQEGNPRLRLAVTKAKAANMPKDNIERAIKKGTGGLEGMVYEECLYECYAPGGVAIMVDVLTDKKSRTTPEIKSILTKLGGSLANAGAVSRLFERKGQLTLKADQISEETLFDLALGAGAEDIQVNDGMFVVLTSPAEYEAVQSALSSKGLNMEESEIKYIPMTTVEVNDKETAEKVMKLIENLEANDDVQGVSSNFELGEGVELD from the coding sequence ATGTCAGGACACTCGAAATGGGCGACGATTCGAAGAAAAAAGGGAGCCATTGATGCCAAAAGAGGCGCCATCTTCACAAGGATAGCCAAAGAAATTTCTGTGGCAGCCAAAGAAGGTGGAGGTGACCAAGAAGGGAATCCAAGACTTCGATTGGCTGTAACAAAAGCCAAAGCCGCAAACATGCCTAAAGACAACATAGAACGTGCCATTAAAAAAGGTACGGGTGGTTTGGAAGGCATGGTGTATGAAGAGTGTCTATACGAATGTTATGCACCAGGTGGGGTCGCCATTATGGTCGATGTGCTCACAGATAAAAAATCCCGAACTACTCCTGAAATTAAAAGTATTTTAACCAAACTTGGCGGATCCCTTGCCAATGCAGGTGCCGTCTCTCGTTTGTTTGAACGAAAAGGCCAACTCACTCTCAAAGCGGATCAAATTTCAGAAGAGACATTATTTGATTTAGCACTTGGGGCAGGCGCTGAGGATATCCAAGTCAATGATGGAATGTTTGTTGTCCTTACTTCACCAGCTGAATACGAAGCAGTGCAGTCAGCTCTCTCTTCCAAAGGATTGAATATGGAAGAATCGGAAATCAAATACATTCCGATGACAACGGTAGAAGTAAACGATAAAGAAACGGCTGAAAAAGTGATGAAACTCATCGAAAATTTGGAAGCTAACGACGATGTCCAAGGTGTGAGTTCCAATTTTGAGTTAGGCGAAGGTGTCGAACTCGATTGA
- a CDS encoding anthranilate synthase component II produces the protein MFLLIDNYDSFTYILYQYLNKIAPTTVMRNDENLPLDSIQKYQAVVLSPGPGLPKTSGLLMSHFSFLFPKLPVLGICLGHQTIAEFFGAKLEQTKDIYHGRPSEISHNGEGIFKKIPNQFLANRYHSWSVSKLNFPDELEVTAETNDGVIMGIRHRKWKKVFGVQFHPESILTEFGETLLRNFYEEVHI, from the coding sequence ATGTTTTTACTCATCGATAACTACGATTCATTCACCTATATTCTATACCAATATCTCAACAAAATCGCACCTACAACAGTAATGCGAAATGATGAAAACCTACCTTTGGATTCCATACAAAAATACCAAGCTGTCGTATTATCACCCGGTCCGGGATTACCAAAAACATCGGGTTTACTCATGTCTCATTTTTCCTTTCTTTTTCCAAAATTGCCTGTGTTAGGCATTTGTCTCGGGCACCAAACTATTGCCGAATTCTTTGGAGCAAAATTAGAACAAACCAAAGATATTTATCATGGAAGGCCTTCAGAAATTTCACATAATGGCGAAGGAATCTTCAAAAAGATTCCAAACCAATTTTTAGCGAACCGATACCACTCTTGGTCAGTTTCAAAACTTAATTTTCCAGATGAATTGGAAGTGACAGCAGAAACAAACGATGGTGTGATCATGGGAATTCGTCACAGAAAATGGAAAAAGGTCTTCGGGGTACAATTCCATCCTGAATCCATTCTAACTGAGTTTGGGGAAACCTTACTTCGTAACTTCTATGAGGAAGTTCATATATGA
- a CDS encoding EAL domain-containing protein, with protein MKNQLLTGPYYFGMKDLEVFKKHFIQENKGKPLFLIRFENITGIELTEFLDLLRTEFYSCLDLEDICFGFHYLEKPNILLMGISPLFEWDIEKFPNIENSVGKFQQQCLQNKIVSFHFGVSRTQSNFISDNEEIFAELFRSSEKNLNDNLVRWSWTYYNKANTYISGSVHEAMIQPTVIFNPKDKTYAVKGGEVFLGGGAYIGYKDLINDIPSDQDINRIELLILEKLIIACEGAPGLLKFNISPQSLIDTFSQNDRVDRLKKLILSKDLSPENVRFELVEKPYDESKFHLKDVCHAFYSHGMSFAADDFGVKSQSHQIVLDLGIMIKEFKLDPISFKFKIEEDQIKFLDNLAFIDYCKRLADNREAVITAEAVEDFDTLNFLMEHQIYQFQANILFGKMTVTDYKRDFDLLHSIHEDVVKEVLTDKILSEKQKKVGNLFLVASEEGLI; from the coding sequence TTGAAAAATCAGCTATTAACAGGACCTTATTATTTTGGAATGAAAGACTTAGAAGTGTTTAAAAAACATTTCATCCAAGAAAATAAAGGAAAACCACTCTTTCTCATTCGTTTTGAAAATATCACTGGCATTGAACTCACAGAATTTTTAGATTTATTACGTACTGAATTTTACTCATGTCTAGACTTAGAAGATATTTGTTTTGGATTCCATTACTTAGAAAAACCAAATATTCTTTTAATGGGAATCTCACCATTATTTGAATGGGATATTGAAAAATTTCCCAATATTGAAAACTCAGTGGGAAAATTCCAACAACAATGTTTGCAGAATAAAATCGTTTCCTTTCACTTTGGTGTCTCGCGAACACAATCTAATTTTATATCCGATAATGAAGAAATTTTTGCTGAACTGTTTCGATCGTCTGAAAAAAATCTAAACGACAACTTAGTGCGTTGGAGTTGGACCTATTACAACAAAGCCAACACATATATTTCTGGTTCTGTGCATGAAGCCATGATCCAACCAACTGTTATCTTTAATCCAAAAGACAAAACCTATGCTGTGAAAGGTGGGGAAGTATTTTTAGGAGGAGGGGCATACATTGGTTATAAAGATTTAATCAATGACATTCCTTCTGACCAGGACATCAACCGAATCGAACTATTGATTTTGGAAAAACTCATCATAGCTTGTGAAGGCGCACCAGGTTTATTAAAATTTAATATTTCTCCTCAATCATTAATCGATACCTTTTCACAAAATGACAGGGTGGACCGATTAAAAAAACTCATCCTAAGCAAAGATTTGTCTCCTGAAAATGTTCGCTTTGAACTCGTAGAAAAACCATACGACGAATCAAAATTCCATTTAAAAGATGTCTGCCATGCATTTTATTCGCACGGAATGAGTTTCGCGGCTGATGACTTTGGAGTCAAAAGTCAGTCTCATCAAATAGTACTAGATCTTGGAATTATGATCAAAGAATTCAAATTGGATCCTATTAGTTTTAAATTCAAAATCGAAGAGGACCAAATTAAATTTTTGGATAACTTAGCTTTCATCGATTATTGTAAACGATTAGCAGACAACCGAGAAGCGGTGATTACTGCTGAGGCTGTAGAAGATTTTGATACCTTAAATTTCCTTATGGAACACCAAATTTACCAATTCCAAGCCAATATTTTATTTGGGAAAATGACCGTAACCGATTATAAACGAGATTTTGATTTACTCCATTCCATCCACGAAGATGTTGTGAAAGAAGTCTTAACAGACAAAATTTTATCGGAAAAACAAAAGAAAGTTGGGAATTTGTTCCTCGTCGCATCCGAAGAGGGACTCATTTAA